In the Streptomyces sp. NBC_00193 genome, GGCCGGGTGGGCCCGCTGCGGCTCGCCCGCCCGGTCCGGGAGGAGTTCGTGGACTGGTACCACTCCCCGGAGAACAACCGGGCCCCGGGCAACACCTGCCTGAAGGCCTGCAGCCTCCTCAACCACCCCGAGCGGGACTGGCGCGACGCCAGCCAGCTCGGCTCCAAGGGCTGCGGAGCGAACATGCGGGTGGCTCCGGTCGGGCTGGTGCCCGGCTGGACGGAGGAGGAGCGGGCCGGCGCGGCCCAGCTCCAGTCGGCCCTGACCCACGGCCACCCGACCGCACTGGCCGCCTCCGACCTCACGGCGCGGGCGGTGTTCCTGCTGGCGCAGGGCACCGAGGTGACCGGCCTGGTCGGGCAACTGCGCTCGTACGCCCTGGAGAACCGCACCCGCTACCACGAGCGCTGGCTCGGCGACCTCTGGACGCGGACGGCCTCCGACGCCTCGGCCGAGTCCTTCATGGCGCGCGGCTGGGACGAGTGCCTGGAGGTCCTGGACCGCCTCGCGGCGGCCCTGCGCACCCCGTCCCCGGAAACCGACCCCTGCCTCACGACCGGCGACGGCTGGATCGCCGAGGAGGCCCTGGCCACCGCCCTCCAGTGCTTCCTGCTCTTCCCGGAGGATCCGCTCCTGGCCCTGCGCCGCGCGGCCTGCACGGCGGGCGACTCCGACTCCATCGCCTGCCTGGCCGGCGCCTTCGCCGGCGCCCACCTCGGCGCGGACGCCTGGCCCCGCGACTGGGAGGGCCGCATCGAGTACCGCGCCGAACTCCTGTCCTTCGGCACCCTCTGGGACGCGTGAGCCGGCCGTCGGGAGTCGCTCTCCGGCGGTCGCGAGCCCGGTCTGACCGGCGGGACACCCGCTAGTAGGTGATCTCCTCGCCCGCGGAGTTCCAGACTCTGGCCCAACTCCGCTCCTGGCCGGGCAGGAAGTGGGGTTCGTAGATCATCAGGCCGTCCGGCGCGTGGACGAACGTCGCGGCCGATTCGGGTCCGGGAACGCCGTCGGGCCATTCGACGACGATGTGGTCCCCGGGGTCGACCACCACCTGCCAGGCGAGCGGTTCGAAGTGGACGACCACGGGGTCGGGCCCGGCTGCCTGCACGCGGAAGGTGAACACCGGTCCGAGCGTACGGGGCCGCCGCGGGCGCCCGGCAGCCGCTGCCCGGCCGCGGGCCTGCCGGAGCGGGTCAGGCCAGCGCCGAGGCCCGGCGGGCGCGGAGGAGGAAGTCCTCGACCCGGGGGAGGTCCGGGGTTTCGGGGAGGGGGGTCGTCGTGAGTGCGGCTTCGGTCTCCTCGGTCAGGAGGGTCATCCAGGCGTCGACCTCCTCCCAGGTGAGCTCGCCGCGGCGGACCGCGAGGAGGCGGTCGCGGTAGGGGGTCGCGTCGATCACCAGGCGGCCCGTGCGCAGCAGGTCGCGGCAGGACAGGAGCAGGCGCAGCAGGTGCATGGCGTGCTTCCAGCGCGGGGCGCCGTGGTTGCGGAGGTCGCCGAGGAGCTTGCCGCGCTGGGAGACGGCGTACCGGCTGAAGGTGGTGTGGGCCCGGCGGGAGAGGAACGCACCGCGGAGCGAGAGCAGTTCCTCGCCGACCGGGGCGAGGTCCTCCACGAGAGGGGAGTGGAGGACCTCCAGGATGTTCGGGTTGGCGCGCAGCGCGAGTTCGCAGAAGCGCTCCAACTCCCACGAGAACTCCTCGTCCCGGGGCCCGTCCACGTGTGTCGGCGGCTTCTCGAAGCCCCAGAACAGCGGCGTCGGGGCGAGGTAGACACCGCGCCGGTCGGTGTCGCTCGCCTCCGTCGCCAGACCGAACGCCCTCGAACCGATCACGCACGAGTAGACCGTGTGGTCCCTGACCAGGGTGAGTTCGAGCGGTTCGGGGGTCGGTTCGTTCGCGTGGGCCTCGTCCATCCGGCGAGGCTAGTGCCGGGGCCCGCGGCTAGGCGAGCGAGATTTCGCCCGCCGGGGAGACGGTGATCTTCTTCTCCTCCAGCGGCTTGGTGGCCGGGCCCTTGGCCACCGCGCCGTCCGTGTCCTTGAACTTGCTGCCGTGGCACGGGCAGTCGATGGTGCCGGCCTCGACCTTGTTGACGAGGCAGCCCTGGTGGGTGCAGACCGCCGTGAAGCAGCGGAAGGAGCCCGCGGTCGGCTGGGTGACGACCAGCTTCTGGTCCTTGAGGACCGTGCCGCCGCCGACCGGCACCTCCGAGGCCTTGATCAGGGCCTTGGCGTCCGAGGCCGGAGCCGAGGACGAGGCGGACACGGAGTTCTGCGCCGTGGGCGCGCTGCCGCCCTCGGACGACGGCTTCGTCTCGTCGGCTCCGCCGCACGCGGCCAGCGCGCCGCCTGCCAGGACGCTCGCGCCGGCCGCCAGTACGGTGCGCCGGGCGGCGCGGGTGGGGTCGCTCATGACTTCTCCTCGGGTGATCGCCGGGATGGCGAGAGGCATCCTGGCGCGTGACGGGCTCCAGCAACACCCCGCCACGCCTTGACTCAGCCCTCCAGGGGCCGGGGAACGAGTTCCGCCGGC is a window encoding:
- a CDS encoding ADP-ribosylglycohydrolase family protein translates to MTTGPTKPANTKRAATGSLIGLALGDALGFPTEFNDVPRILAKTGPWRQMDLPRPAIVTDDTQMTLALARGIRTAAERGRVGPLRLARPVREEFVDWYHSPENNRAPGNTCLKACSLLNHPERDWRDASQLGSKGCGANMRVAPVGLVPGWTEEERAGAAQLQSALTHGHPTALAASDLTARAVFLLAQGTEVTGLVGQLRSYALENRTRYHERWLGDLWTRTASDASAESFMARGWDECLEVLDRLAAALRTPSPETDPCLTTGDGWIAEEALATALQCFLLFPEDPLLALRRAACTAGDSDSIACLAGAFAGAHLGADAWPRDWEGRIEYRAELLSFGTLWDA
- a CDS encoding nucleotidyltransferase domain-containing protein, producing the protein MDEAHANEPTPEPLELTLVRDHTVYSCVIGSRAFGLATEASDTDRRGVYLAPTPLFWGFEKPPTHVDGPRDEEFSWELERFCELALRANPNILEVLHSPLVEDLAPVGEELLSLRGAFLSRRAHTTFSRYAVSQRGKLLGDLRNHGAPRWKHAMHLLRLLLSCRDLLRTGRLVIDATPYRDRLLAVRRGELTWEEVDAWMTLLTEETEAALTTTPLPETPDLPRVEDFLLRARRASALA
- a CDS encoding Rieske (2Fe-2S) protein — protein: MSDPTRAARRTVLAAGASVLAGGALAACGGADETKPSSEGGSAPTAQNSVSASSSAPASDAKALIKASEVPVGGGTVLKDQKLVVTQPTAGSFRCFTAVCTHQGCLVNKVEAGTIDCPCHGSKFKDTDGAVAKGPATKPLEEKKITVSPAGEISLA